The Sabethes cyaneus chromosome 1, idSabCyanKW18_F2, whole genome shotgun sequence DNA segment cgAAAAATCTTGATGAAAGCTaattaaataatataaatatttatttgccgcccgtgaaatgaactcaaatctGGAGTGATTTGCAATTAGGACTCAACTATTAAAATGTatacaatgaggaatatcattgtgataatttgcaagtacattttcaagtcgtaATTTAAATGAAGGTGAGGAAAAACGAGTTTAAGGCCAAGCCAGCGCcctagagagagaaaaaagacgaagtAAAACTTTCAATGAGAGTGCGCTTTTATTAGATCGGTTTGAATACACAACTGTAATGTCATATAATATCAGGTATttagcgttatttaagaaatattcaaaattttccaAATGCTATCTTTCTCGTTCGCATCAATGCTGTTTGATGCTAGCGCTGCCTCGGccttaaagacataaattggtgtagaataaaagAATCTTATAATTTTCCAACAATACTGCATTAAATATGTTTATTcatgctcaaaatctaagttttcaaGTTGAGCCCCTTGAAataagcctcaaagcattttgacaatgagattcgctcagtactgtttcgccttgttttgatattttatttagttttgtcTGTTTACGTGCGCCtgtattttgaaaacaacgtaGTCTCACTCGTGACATACGCctatttacaaaacgatttgcaaatgagCCTGTTACTTCATAACAGTGAaaagggctaaactgcaaattgccttttgttttgattaaacacctttatcgcccatcactaaaaactttttttaaataattcgaTCGATTACTACAGAAGAAAGGAATCTAGCCATGAATATTACAgcctttttaaggctgatggtgtaataaaacgacaTTTTGTTAGTTGCGCACTAATCGCGAATCATTCCAgaaatagcttccaaatattATCAAAACCTCAGAGGAATCAAATCTCATCCATTGCATAccgtgcgaaatgcaagaatagtccattttgcccaactcacccctaaatacatagtaaaacctaattaaagcgattaaaaccaaCTCAAAGGCCAGGGTCTTCAGACAAAAAGTGTATTTAAACATACTGAAAAACTTTGGAGACcacttgaaagcaataaaaaattagatgTAAATTAATTGGGCTTTTAATTAATAGCTTTTATCATaatttttggggataataggTAAAATGgatcacttcccgaagtctgcacaAGATGGGACTATCACCAATCGTGTCCTTGcatttacataagaataggtatatagtaagattccaaactagtGGTTTCTAATTATTGGGATTGCTTGTCTGGTTTTAATTGACGCttatctctttttttctctcttggtTGAATTGTTTCACTTTTTCCTTCTTACTGATTTTGCTTTTATcatcaatttttttcatattaattCGATTTTCTCTCAGCCGTTACCAATCTTTAAaatgattaatattttttttgaaacggtggttctacaattgatggagagatggtaggggaaagtaatgatttttttttggaatggaggagaaagagcgggaaggtgaggggttattggtagctacgcttaacaagtagtcgtgactcctaccttttgtccaatgctggaaggtgcatgggtcgaaccaagctataatctcagattataaccGGTTCCGAACCCACCACACCAACCAGGGTATGTGGTTTGCTTGTAGTAATGTACTTTTGAACTATGAGAcgttggacaaaaggagactgcacaacccccttactAAGCGCGCGACGTATTTTCAAACTCCACCATTtggtgggttgggttatttatagacccaaattgtgcctcttcctcgatttattgtaatcgaaccaccgaattgagaggttttaatctaactcgttttactcacgggacgacgaaactgtacaGGCACCTGCGACTTACAATGCAAggcactgcacgtgacgttgttcatcCGTTGCCTAATATTCCGCTCTTTTACCTtacgtcttgtcccactctgtttagatattataaacacctttgtttcaatactttcttctaccgttctctCCGTCCATTGTAAAAACTATCGCtataaaaaattgattaaatacCTGATCTTATTATCAAGGTCAAGTAAAGTTTAGATTTgcgtaaaagtaaaataaaaatgaaacaaaaaatatctaAAGAATTTCTTTCAATTTTACATTTCAGACCCCCGAAAAGTAAAATAACCTCCACTGCCTAGGCGGGTTTCCTCTTGGCAACTGCCAGCCACCCACCATTTATTACCTCCTTGCAACGATAACAAACGACCGTGCACACACAAGAGAGTGGTTTGGTTATTATCGTGCCTTGCTCACTTGCGCCCCATGTTCGGATTCGTTTCACTTACATCACGACGGACGGACGGTACGGTTAAGGTCGCTGAGCAGATCTTGCATCTTACCAACAACATACGCACGCACGCAATCTTGTTCCCTTCCAAATGTGGAGGTCGTTGCCTGTACCCACGGAACTGCATCTGCCCAACCGAAACTAGAAGACCAACAACTTACCACCACTGTAAGTGATCAACAGACAGATTCTGATTCCGAAACCACGAAACCTGTCAACCTGGTTCGCCCATTCAACATCAGCACCATCGACAGGGGGAAAAAGTAATGAACCAGTCTGTTCCATTCATTTAACCGCACACCACACGTAGCACACACAGAGAGCTGGGGGCTGCGCTGCACAACAGCTCCTATGTGcaataaattggatttaatatAAACATTGTCTCGCTTATTTGCACACTTCCCGTGAAGTCTTTACGGCCCATGAATGTATAAAACAAAACTGCAATACTCACTCTACATTCTCCGACGTGGGCCCCAGAACGCTGGTTGCCTCTACCGCCCGGGACAGTTCCAACTCCTGCTCGTCCCCTGACAGTCGCTCCTCCTGGTAGGGCAACCTGTTGCATTTTGGCACCCACGTAGCGACGGCGACATACACGGTGGACCTTTCGCCCTCCAGTTCTTCGCCATCATCTTCGTCGTTCAACATACCACCGTTTTCGTTATCGTTTCCGTGATCCGCCGTTACACCACCGCCGCAGTGTCCCGGAGTGGACTTACGATGATCGTTGCTATTGTTATTGTTTCTAGTGTCGTCCCGCCAGTGTGCAGGTGGCGGTCGACTGGGTCGCCGCTGTCGGCGCAAAATGCGGTCGGCCGCAACGCCGTTGCTACTGATGCTTTCAAACTTGTAAAAATAATTGCTATGGTTAATATTTCTATACTCAACTACCGACGAGGTTACTTTTCCGCCATTGGCATTGGTACTTCGCAGCACCGCACAACGCGCAGGTGAGCTGATTGACTTAGGTGTTTCTGGCAGGCTTTTGGTGAAATCTACAAAGAGATCTTCGTTCGATGGCTTGCGCGAAAATTCGTCTCCGTAGGTGGAGAGACTGATCGTATCAGAGGAATTGCTGCGCCGTTGTGATTGCGACAGGCGAACCGTGGTACCGGAGCTGGCGACCGGCGGGCGTACCTCCGATACGGATCGCCGCGGTTGCCGGTAGAACTCGTTCTCGAATGGCAACCCGTTGGGGAATTTGCTGGAAAAGGAACTATTGCTAATGCCATTACTTGTGCAGGTGATCGCAGAGGTTTTCGCATCATGCTGGCTGAGCGCGGACGCCATCTGGGCCACGTACCCGCTGGGAGCATTGCTCTCCTTGTACAGCTTCTTGGTGACAATCTTGTGGGAGACACAGCCATTGTTGCTAcgactactgctactactactactgctactactactagtgGTGGTGATGCCCTTGGCAGCACTCTTAGCTATTGGTTTGTTCACGTTGTAAGCACGCTTCTGAGATCCGTTTGAAGTGAGGTGACCTTCGCCAGTGCGCCAGTTTGAGGCCGCGAAGGACGCTTTTAAGGCACCGTTGCTACTACTGCTAATGCTACTATTGGTATATTTTGGCACTATGGACTCCACCGAGGTACCGGAGCTCCCCGGAGACTTCGAGTGTAGAGAGCAAAAGTTCGATGTTAACTTTTTGTTCCAGTTGTTCTGCTCAATTCGTGTCGATCGTATGATCTGCGGCGATTGGAGCGGCGAATTTGGACCAATCTTTTTCGTGCCACCGCCAGTGCCAATGACCGCAGTGCCGTTCGTAGACGTCCCGTTCGAAGTTAGAGCTTTTCGGCAACTTCGTGGAGTCACCGCTATCACTCTACCATTCGGTAGATTTTCCTGATTCTTCATCGACGCCGGTTGGCCCACTACAATCGGGGCCAGTGCTCTTGTGGTTACCCGGTTCGGCTGAACCGTTGTACTGATTGTCGCTATAAGCCCGCGGTTAATTCCTCCGATTACCGGGCTTTTTGGTATGCCAGCATTGGTCGTACGGAAGGACCCGTACTGACGATTGAACGATACCGCATGCACGCTGGACATGTTCTTCGACGTAACTCACTGCGAAATAACTTCCAAACTTATTAGGCACGTGTTTGTCACATTCTCCGCGCGATAAATGCGCTTTCCATTCggtattttttctttctttttcactaTGCTATCTACGATGCAGCATTTCCAACACTTTAAAAGCACTTTTTCTGCTTCTTTTGTTTCACTTCCCGATAACGGAAAGCACACACAGCGACACTTGTTGATGATACTCGCTACACCGCTAGCTAAACTGTCGACTGGTCGGTAGAACAAGGAAGAGAAATTATGAGCACACTTATCGTCACACTAGCTAGTACGAAGCCCCCCCAGCGACCATGCCCCAGCTGACCGATTCTCCACCGACGACCGACGACGCTGGCTGAGCTGGCTGATAACAATCGCTCTGGTTGTGCAGCACCGAGCGACGTCCACTTCCGAGAAAATAATGGTCACCGCACgcgcacagacacacacacacacatgtttCAGCTGGCCCGTTTGTTTGCCTCGCAAATCGAAAAGAAATTTCACACTCCGTTGACCATCTTCGTTGAGTCCGGGGGCTCAGTCGTCTAGCCCAGCCAACGCCGCGGCAGGAACAGAGATCCAGTGAAATCATCTATTTTATTTCGCAGTGCTTCTCTTTATGATGGGCACGGCAGCAGCAGCTGGAGCAACGTCGTTAGGGAAGAAAGTGCCCGCTAAAGACGGCGGATGCACCAATGTGGTGGCTCCGGCGGGGAACAGGAAGAGATGCTgctgtttgttttgttgttttttttttacgttgttgttgttgtgggtCTCGTTGATAGTCGTGTGAGTCGAGTCGCAATGTCGTCGCGTTAAAAAGGTCACTAAATGCCAGTCTACAACCAGGATTGGGTTGTGTTGATAAGATGCAATAGAAGTGGCTGCGTAATTGGAAGTGAAATCAACATTTCTGAGGAACAGTTTGCTCCGAATGTAAATAT contains these protein-coding regions:
- the LOC128745386 gene encoding probable myosin light chain kinase DDB_G0279831 isoform X1 — translated: MSSVHAVSFNRQYGSFRTTNAGIPKSPVIGGINRGLIATISTTVQPNRVTTRALAPIVVGQPASMKNQENLPNGRVIAVTPRSCRKALTSNGTSTNGTAVIGTGGGTKKIGPNSPLQSPQIIRSTRIEQNNWNKKLTSNFCSLHSKSPGSSGTSVESIVPKYTNSSISSSSNGALKASFAASNWRTGEGHLTSNGSQKRAYNVNKPIAKSAAKGITTTSSSSSSSSSSSRSNNGCVSHKIVTKKLYKESNAPSGYVAQMASALSQHDAKTSAITCTSNGISNSSFSSKFPNGLPFENEFYRQPRRSVSEVRPPVASSGTTVRLSQSQRRSNSSDTISLSTYGDEFSRKPSNEDLFVDFTKSLPETPKSISSPARCAVLRSTNANGGKVTSSVVEYRNINHSNYFYKFESISSNGVAADRILRRQRRPSRPPPAHWRDDTRNNNNSNDHRKSTPGHCGGGVTADHGNDNENGGMLNDEDDGEELEGERSTVYVAVATWVPKCNRLPYQEERLSGDEQELELSRAVEATSVLGPTSENVDFDGSSRRRRERSKRSHHRRSPDSSRRRNRHREDKSSRRHHKDRERKEREDRTPVKKQPSVRDDADGHLIYHTGDILHNRYKILATLGEGTFGRVVKVKDMEMDHTMALKVIKNVEKYREAAKLEINALEKIAERDPTFQHLCVKMLDWFDYHGHMCIAFEMLGLSVFDFLRENNYEPYPMDHVRHMSYQLCYAVKFLHDHKLTHTDLKPENILFVDSEYTTSFNSRKNREVRRVKCTDIRLIDFGSATFDHEHHSTIVSTRHYRAPEVILELGWSQPCDVWSIGCIMFELYLGITLFQTHDNREHLAMMERILGAIPYRMARKTRTKYFHRGKLDWDEKSSAGRYVRDHCKPLHRYVLAETPDHLQLFDIIRRMLEYDPANRISLGEALRHPFFAKLPPAQRLHEKCNENSVSASSSRERSHSLSR